CTTGTCGAGGTGCCCGTAGATAAGGTCATGTTGCAGCGACGCCGAGCTTCGTTTCATTGGTTCTGGGTAAGAGCGCTAATCGTAGGGAGGTCCGCGGGTGCCCAGTCGTACTCATGCAACTGCGCGAGCGGGATCCAGCGTGCCTCAGAATGCTCGGTAAGCGTCGGTTCGCCGGACGCTATCTCGCAGAAGTACGTGGAAAGTCTCACGACACCGAAGTCGTACTCGTGGTCAACGGTGACGATGTGATCGGCCACGTGGGCGTCGATAAGAAGCTCCTCCTTGAGTTCTCTGACGAGAGCTTCTTTCGGGGTCTCACCGTCTTCGATCTTGCCGCCGGGGAATTCCCATTTGCCGTCCATGGTTTTGCCTGGTCCGCGCCGGGTGGCGAAGACGAGACCGTCTTTGTGGAAGACAGCCCCGACGACGTTGATCGGTTCTTTAGTCACGCCGAATAGATTACTTAGAGGTGGGGTTGGTGTGCGGGTGTAGGCCTTCCAGCGTCACCTCGGTGCACAGTTGCTGTCATGGCCAGACCTTAAACTAAAGAGGAACTGATTGCCGTGTCCCACCAAGCAATGTGAAAAGCTCATCGAAATTCTAGAGTCGGTTCCACCCGCAGATCGCGCAGCTGATTTCCCGCTGGGGGAAACCTCAGGAGCGTCTACTGCTTCGGAATCCCCGCCGCCCACAGTGCTGCAGCGATAAGCGCTGGCTGGCCGAACAAGCGGGCCAGGCGCTTGCCGTCGGTGTCGAGACCAAATCCGTCCTTGCGCTCCGCGTACTGGGCAATGTTGCCCGGGAAAATCGCTGCGTAGAACGCCGCAAGCGTGGTGCCCGTCAACTTGCGCTGCTTCGGTAGGGCGAGGAGGGAGGCGCCGAGGGCGATCTCGGCAATTCCGGAGCCGAGAACGACGAGATCCTTGTTCGCGGGGAACCAGTTCGGCACCTGCGCCTGGAACTCCTTGCGATTGAATGTCAGATGGCTGGTACCGGCGAAGCTCATAAAAGCTCCCAGTACCAGGCGGGCGACGTTTTGGGATGTTGGGGTCGGTGACATGGCAGTCCTTCGCATAGGTGGTTGTTGGATTCCGCCGAAAGTACTCGTCTCTCGGTTGGGGCGGGGGCGCGTCGAGAAGCGAAGGCGATGGGTATAGACGAAAGTGCCAAAGAGGAGGAACTCGGGGCGCGCGCGTCGTCGCTTTCATATGGCCGGGAGGGAAAGGGGAGGAGGTTTACCGTGGATCGAAAGTCGTCCGGTATCTATGCGACGGTGGCGCTTATCGACATCGTCGTCTATGTCTTCGTTGGCCTGTTGGGTGATGGTGGGCCCGACAGCTTCCGGGGATGGGTTACTTTCATCCTCATCGGATTGGCGACGGCTGTCATCGCGTCCGCGATCGTGGGGACGGTTCTGGTGAAGGTACGGTCTGGAGGAAAGTCCTAGAACCGCCCGCGACGCCACGTCCAGATGGAAAGCACGAGGCCGATGATGCTGGTGATGATCCAGAAGAGGGTGTTCCAGGGGAAGATGTCCTCGGGGAGCTCGGATTCGTACATGGTCCAGCCGAATTGCACGCCGAGCGGGGCGATGGGGGCTTGGCTGGCGAGTGCCATGGCCAGCGCGAGCGCGGTGATGGGAAAGACGACCCAGAACCAGGGGAAGGTGGTGGCGTCGGTGCACGGGCGGCGGGGGATGACCGCGGCGGCGACGAGGATGACGATGAGCGCGGTGTAGGCGATGAGAGAGGTCATGGTGTCAGTATGCCGTTTTGTTAGGCGAGGCGATCTGCAAAGTGCCGATTAGGAATCCTGCAAACGACGGCCTAGAAAGTCTGCAAAATACGGTTTAGGCAGTGCAGCGCGGTCGCCACGTCCGGCAAGATCCGGGTTGGGTGCAAGATGCGGTGCGGTTACAAACGAACCATTTTCACAAGCTGCATGGAAAGTATTCGCTGGCCGGCCAACTCAGTCTTCCCACGGGGGAGAGATCGGGTGTGTCCTTCCGTTCCCTTGTTGCCTCCTGCAGTGGCGAAGGGCGGATCCGCTCGTTTCATACTTTCTCGTAGGACTCGAAATTTCGGTTCTCGGAAAGAAAAGATCATCCACACCGACCATCGAAAGGCGATTCCATTGGGTATCTCCCTCATTGTTTCATCGGTC
The nucleotide sequence above comes from Corynebacterium capitovis DSM 44611. Encoded proteins:
- a CDS encoding DoxX family protein, which translates into the protein MSPTPTSQNVARLVLGAFMSFAGTSHLTFNRKEFQAQVPNWFPANKDLVVLGSGIAEIALGASLLALPKQRKLTGTTLAAFYAAIFPGNIAQYAERKDGFGLDTDGKRLARLFGQPALIAAALWAAGIPKQ
- the mutT gene encoding 8-oxo-dGTP diphosphatase MutT, which encodes MTKEPINVVGAVFHKDGLVFATRRGPGKTMDGKWEFPGGKIEDGETPKEALVRELKEELLIDAHVADHIVTVDHEYDFGVVRLSTYFCEIASGEPTLTEHSEARWIPLAQLHEYDWAPADLPTISALTQNQ